The genomic DNA CTCAGCCCCTCTTCTCGCAGCTCTGTGGCCGCCTGCTCGGCAAGCTCGACGGTGGTACCATAGGCGAGCAAGGTGCACTGGCAGCGCTGGGCCTCTGCCAGAGTCGCTGGCGTGAGCAGCTCGGCTTTACCGATCTCCAGGAGGCGTAGCTCTTTGTCCAGCGCTACCCCACGCGCCTTACCACGTGGATAACGCAGGCAGACCGGTCCCTCCATAGACAGGGCGGTATAGAGCATGTGGCGCAGCTCGTTTTCATCGCGAGGAGCCATGACCTTCATATTGGGAATCATCCGCATAAAGGCGATATCAAAGAGGCCGTGCTGCGTGGGGCCGTCCTCTCCGACAATCCCGGCGCGGTCCATGGCAAAGACAACATGCAGGTTCTGCATGCAGATATCGTGGATGACCTGGTCAAAGGCCCGCTGCATGAAGGTGGAATAAATGGCAACTACCGGACGCAATCCGCCAACGGCCAGCCCTCCGGCAAAGGTTACAGCATGTTGCTCGGCAATGCCAACGTCGAAGTAGCGCTCGGGGAAACGCTGGTGCAACTTCTTCAAGCCTGTACCTTCGGCCATCGCCGCCGTAATGCCAACAATGGCCTGGTCGCGCTCGGCCAGCTCGACCAGCGTGTTCGCAAAGACCTCGGTATAGGTCGGGGGATCATTAGGATTCTTTTTAATGACGCCGGTGCGGTAGTCGAAGGCGCCAGGCCCATGCCACTTGGTGGCATCTTCTTCGGCAAAGGACCAACCTTTGCCCTTCTTGGTCACAACCTGAACAACGATCGGCCCTTCAATACGCTTGATATTTTCCAGGACATCGATGAGGAGAATGAGATCATGACCATCGAATGGTCCAAAGAATTTGAAGCCCAGCTCTTCGAAGATGGCTCCGCTCTTGCTGTGCAAGACAAACTGCTTAAAGCTGGTTTCAGCGCGCGCGGCAGCCTCCAGGGCAACATCCCCCACCACGGGCAGGCGCTCGATCGAACCTTTGGTCATCTCCCGTAAGCGCTGGTAGCCCGGCGAGGTCTGCACCCGTCGCGCTTTAGCCAGGACGGCGGCTATGGCGCCCACATTATCCGAGATAGATTTCTCGTTGTCGTTGAGAACGATAATAAGATTCTTCTTCAAGCTACCAGCGTTGTTGAGCGCTTCCAGCGCCATACCCCCAGTCAGGGCGCCGTCACCGATAACGGCCACGACCTTGAAGTCCTGGCCCTGCAGGTCACGCGCCACTGCCAGGCCCAGAGCGGCAGAGATGGAGGTGCTGGCATGGCTGGCACCGAAGACATCATAGGGACTTTCTTCGCGGCGGAGATAGCCCGACAGGCCTCCAAATTGGCGAATTGTGCGGAAGCGCTCGCGACGTCCAGTTAACAATTTATGCACATAAGCCTGATGGCCGATATCCCAGACAAGAAGATCATGGGGGGTGTTGAAGACGGTATGCAAGGCGAGTGTCAGCTCGACAACGCCCAGGTTGGGGGCAAGATGTCCCCCTCTCGTCGAGACAGTCTCGATGATTTCCTGACGAATCTCTTCGGCCAGCGTCTGCATCTCCGCCACGCTGAGCGAGCGGAGCTGAGCCGGGCTATCAATGCGATCCAGTATCCTTGCCAAGGCAGTCCTCCCACAGGAAAGCTTACCTCGTATTATAGGGCGCTACCGACAGGGAAAGAAAGGTCGCGATGCGACAGACGAATGCACCTGAAGCCTTGACAGGACAGCTGCTCATGCAAAAGGAGAAGGAGGCAGAGAGGACGGGAAGCTTCCCGGCGGTTGCTTGTGTGCTAGAGTCGCTCACGGTAGCGATCGGCCAGGATGGAGCCGGAAGACTCTTGACAGGGTTCCACTTTCTTCTTATCATGGCCTTTCGGAAAACATTTGGGACATCCGGGTGGGTTGGAGCGTTCCCGAGAGATCAACGCTCCCCCGCAAGGGGAGGTCCGTTTACGCGCTGAAATGATGGCAGGCGTGACCCGATGGACCGCTTGACGTTGCCTTTTCCTGCCGGTATACTGATCGCATTGGGGTGGAGGCGGCTCTCCTGCTTCCCTTCAGCTCTTTGTCTCCCATCAACCCTGTCCGTGCGTGGGAATGTCCCCCTTCAGCTCGTGAGGAAGCCAGTCGAGCTGAGTCAAACCAGCTAAGCAGTCATGAGGCCGGCAAACATCAGGGCTGAAGTAGCCCCGCAGCACAACACGCTAACAGGACCGAGGGAGGAAGGGGGGAGACGGTCAGCACGCCCAGTCCGGGGAGAGAGGCACCGGCAGTAGTGCCCAGGCGGCTTGCCGTCTGAAAGAACGGACATTACGGCGCTTTTGTCGTCATCTTCTGATACTGTTTTGAGGGAAAGGAGGCGGCGCTTCTCCCCAGATTCCTGGCGGGGGTTGCTGCGCCGCAGGTCCAATGACGAGGAAAGAGAGCGAAAAGGACACCGAACGTCCGCACTACTATTCTCAGTTCTGGCTCGATGTCGCCGCCGGACGCCGGGTGATCGGCAGCTCCAAGACCACCGAGGAGAGCGAGACGGGTGAGCGGGGCGAACGCGACTCCCAGGAGTCAGGGGCTGCACGAAAGCCGGCTCGCGGCAGTCACATACCCAGTAGCGAAAGCCGCGAGCAGGAGGAGCTTCGCGCTTCTCAGGCGGAAACGCTAACAGCTCAGACCCATCAGTCCGAGGTCACGGCGCCCGCGGCTCCGCCTGCAGCGGCGTCCCCGGAGGAGACCTTCGTCCCCGAAGAGGAGATCTCAGCCGTCGAGGAGGACGAGGAGAGCGCGGAAGCCGATCATGAGGATGAGGAGCTGCTAGAGGAAGAAGAGTCTCTGGACATTTCTCCAGAGGAGGAGGAGGAATACGCGGAAGAGGAGGAGCTAGAGCCGGACTTCGAGGAAGAGGAGGAGTTTTTCGACGAGGAAGAGGAGGAGGAGGAGGATGAAGACCTCTGGCCCGGCGGCAAAGGTAAGAAGAAGCAGCCCAAACCTGGCCGTCAGTCCAAGCCCGCCAAGCGTCCAAAACGTGAGACACGCCGCGGCTACTAGACCGACTGCCAGGATACGCAGTACTGCATGCTGACTGGACTGGAATAGCAAGGAAGAGAAGAGGCTTTCTAAGAGCTTCCTCTCCATCTGGGTGAGCTCGCTCTTGCCACGCCAGTCCGATCCCAGCCAGGAAGAGCCAGGAGACAGTTTTTCTGCTCCTGGCCTTTTTTGTTGATGCCTCCTCTGCTTGCTTCGAGCCTCTCGGGCTTTCACTGATCCGTTCTGCGGCTATCTTCACTTCAGATCAAGGGTAAATGCCGCGAATCTGAGTGGCCTCAGCCACTCGTGAAATGGCCAGCATGTTGGCCGCCAGCCGCAGATCGCAATGATATTGTTCAGCTTTCTCGACTACCGCTGCAAAGGCCCGATTCATAATAATCTCTAACTTCTGAGTGATTTCTTCAACGCCCCAGAAAAAGCTCTGGAGGTCTTGCACCCACTCGAAGTAGCTGACCGTGACGCCGCCGGCATTGGCAAGAATATCCGGGATGACAATGATACCCTTGCGCCCGAGAATCCTGTCCGCCTGGGGAGTCGTCGGGCCGTTGGCTGCCTCAGCTATGATGCGCGCCTGGATACGACCGGCATTGGCCTCGGTGATGACGCCCTCGGTCGCCGCCGGGATCAGGATATCACAAGGAATTTCCAAAACCTGCTGAGGGCTGATCTGCTGGGCTGCGGGGAAACCAACGACACTGCCCCGCTCCTGCTTGTGTCGAAGCACCGCAGCAGGGTCCAGCCCGGCCTCGTTGTAGATGCCACCCCGGGTATCGCTGACCGCTACGATCTTGCAGCCCTCACGGTG from Thermogemmatispora onikobensis includes the following:
- the dxs gene encoding 1-deoxy-D-xylulose-5-phosphate synthase; protein product: MARILDRIDSPAQLRSLSVAEMQTLAEEIRQEIIETVSTRGGHLAPNLGVVELTLALHTVFNTPHDLLVWDIGHQAYVHKLLTGRRERFRTIRQFGGLSGYLRREESPYDVFGASHASTSISAALGLAVARDLQGQDFKVVAVIGDGALTGGMALEALNNAGSLKKNLIIVLNDNEKSISDNVGAIAAVLAKARRVQTSPGYQRLREMTKGSIERLPVVGDVALEAAARAETSFKQFVLHSKSGAIFEELGFKFFGPFDGHDLILLIDVLENIKRIEGPIVVQVVTKKGKGWSFAEEDATKWHGPGAFDYRTGVIKKNPNDPPTYTEVFANTLVELAERDQAIVGITAAMAEGTGLKKLHQRFPERYFDVGIAEQHAVTFAGGLAVGGLRPVVAIYSTFMQRAFDQVIHDICMQNLHVVFAMDRAGIVGEDGPTQHGLFDIAFMRMIPNMKVMAPRDENELRHMLYTALSMEGPVCLRYPRGKARGVALDKELRLLEIGKAELLTPATLAEAQRCQCTLLAYGTTVELAEQAATELREEGLSVAVVNARWAKPLDEDLILALARATRHLVTIEDHMVAGGFGSAVLELLARESCHDVHVKLIGFPDRLVEHGAPSILKELYGLSSAHIKEVVRELLGATAHSSPASA